A genome region from Penaeus monodon isolate SGIC_2016 chromosome 14, NSTDA_Pmon_1, whole genome shotgun sequence includes the following:
- the LOC119581146 gene encoding LOW QUALITY PROTEIN: rRNA methyltransferase 1, mitochondrial-like (The sequence of the model RefSeq protein was modified relative to this genomic sequence to represent the inferred CDS: deleted 1 base in 1 codon) → MDRNIPHVLDVFSCSPRARRRVHATDLDQMARQMKEAADLGQKNPGNDSAVSVGSSEEDDEASISKYFDYLNDDDPKNGSVSRRKKKKKGQGSGKENNNVGGGGKENNKEGKEKGGGNHNNNHSNDGKDQGKRDQSSERQSRKGEYEKDIRHIERHLSMKKTIRKKMMRDLQQAFVEDPGEFQQDPNRMAPEKKNNIDIRNLTFSKGRLSKSEHNFLDMLKDENAKEKEKKDRKGILGYKNNKNRESSKEVLKDDDSGNGSPTREPSKEEKEVVKEEKKVGFWKKLTGKGKNKR, encoded by the exons ATGGATCGAAACATACCTCATGTTCTCGACGTGTTCTCCTGTTCTCCAAGGGCGCGGAGGCGAGTTCACGCCACTGATCTCGACCAG ATGGCGCGGCAGATGAAGGAAGCGGCAGACCTCGGCCAGAAGAACCCGGGCAACGACTCCGCCGTCTCCGTTGGCTCCAGCGAGGAGGACGACGAAGCCAGCATCTCCAAGTACTTTGATTACCTGAACGACGACGACCCCAAGAACGGCAGCGTTtccaggaggaagaagaagaagaagggccagggaagtgggaaagagaaCAATAacgtagggggaggagggaaggaaaataataaggaaggaaaagag aaagggggcggGAATCACAATAACAACCACAGTAATGACGGCAAAGATCAGGGCAAGAGAGATCAGTCTTCTGAACGCCAGAGCCGCAAGGGAGAGTACGAGAAAGACATCAGGCATATTGAACGCCACCTGTCTATGAAGAAGACGATTCGTAAGAAGATGATGAGAGACCTTCAGCAGGCCTTCGTCGAGGACCCCGGCGAGTTCCAGCAGGACCCCAACAGGATGGCCccggagaagaagaacaacatcGACATCCGTAATTTGACCTTTTCCAAGGGTCGCCTCTCCAAGTCTGAACACAACTTCCTCGACATGCTGAAGGACGAAAACgccaaggagaaggaaaagaaggatcgCAAGGGGATTCTAGGgtacaagaacaacaagaacagagAGTCTTCCAAGGAGGTTTTGAAGGACGATGACTCTGGCAATGGGTCGCCTACGAGGGAGCCAtccaaggaggaaaaggaggtggtaaaggaggaaaagaaggtcgGCTTTTGGAAGAAGCTaacaggaaaggggaagaacaaGCGATGA